One Chloroflexota bacterium genomic region harbors:
- a CDS encoding alkaline phosphatase PhoX, translating to MTPVLGRSRRSVGAILAALALTLTLPASSIGAPHGYNTASDPYLEFTAAVTDPAAEIIALINSGEDPFVDDDFFQGIPDGIGVRPGPDGSGYVDVFVAHEQSHVPFGGKADLQDSSVSRVRVDIAEQSVTQLENQIISGVIPGGAGFLRFCSAFMAGPEHGFDNYTFLVNEESNETILSVPPGAVYGPDPAIAPNRQAGYSVWLDTETGEFDVISRAGRHNHENTVVIPGDWKKLAILSGDDTFVAPSSQLYLYTANDAEQMMADKGQLWAFQVTATNGTPLADPYDPLALDAANDYLEIMAGDEFSGRFIHVPTDVARGVTGEAPQTALENWSNANNVFQFVRVEDLAYDPDNPREVYFADTGTDRLQESGTTGRLFRGPLGTGVTSNGRIFKMVLNEKDPRIVDSFSIFADSADAASAFVNPDNLDVGHNSIMVQEDSLSANDIWQYSFAAETWTKVASVTGTGSSAESSGIARLEDTAFGAGWWALDVQGHQDLAAFTDPQPGGDPYIWVGPPSTATGPYVKRLEDGQLLLMYIPGS from the coding sequence ATGACTCCGGTACTCGGGCGGTCCCGACGCTCCGTAGGAGCGATCCTGGCTGCCCTCGCCTTGACCCTCACCCTTCCCGCCAGCTCGATTGGCGCCCCCCACGGTTACAACACAGCCTCGGACCCCTACCTCGAGTTCACCGCGGCGGTCACCGACCCGGCGGCCGAGATCATCGCCCTCATCAACTCCGGCGAGGATCCGTTCGTCGATGACGACTTCTTCCAGGGCATTCCTGATGGGATCGGCGTACGGCCGGGGCCTGATGGCTCGGGCTACGTGGACGTGTTTGTCGCGCACGAGCAGTCCCACGTTCCGTTCGGGGGCAAAGCCGACCTCCAGGACTCGTCGGTATCACGGGTCCGGGTCGACATCGCTGAGCAATCGGTCACCCAGCTGGAGAACCAGATCATCTCGGGCGTCATCCCGGGCGGCGCCGGATTCCTGCGCTTCTGCTCGGCCTTCATGGCCGGCCCCGAGCATGGGTTCGACAACTACACCTTCCTGGTCAACGAGGAGTCGAACGAGACGATCCTGAGCGTGCCGCCGGGAGCGGTGTACGGGCCAGACCCGGCGATCGCCCCGAATCGGCAGGCTGGTTACAGCGTATGGCTGGACACGGAGACTGGCGAGTTCGACGTGATCAGCCGCGCGGGCCGGCATAACCACGAGAACACGGTCGTCATCCCCGGCGACTGGAAGAAACTCGCCATCCTTTCGGGGGACGACACGTTCGTCGCCCCCTCGTCACAGCTGTACCTGTACACCGCCAACGACGCGGAGCAGATGATGGCCGACAAGGGCCAGTTGTGGGCCTTCCAAGTGACGGCCACCAACGGCACTCCGTTGGCTGACCCCTATGACCCGCTCGCCCTCGACGCCGCCAACGACTACCTGGAGATCATGGCGGGCGACGAATTTAGCGGTCGGTTCATCCACGTCCCCACGGACGTGGCGCGGGGCGTCACCGGCGAGGCGCCGCAGACCGCCCTCGAGAACTGGTCGAACGCGAACAACGTGTTCCAGTTCGTCCGGGTCGAGGACCTCGCCTATGACCCGGACAATCCGCGGGAGGTCTACTTCGCGGACACCGGCACCGATCGTCTGCAAGAGAGCGGAACCACGGGCCGCCTGTTCAGGGGGCCTTTGGGAACCGGCGTGACGTCGAACGGCCGCATCTTCAAGATGGTCCTCAACGAGAAGGACCCGCGAATCGTCGACTCGTTCAGCATCTTCGCGGACAGCGCAGATGCCGCTTCCGCCTTCGTCAACCCGGACAACCTCGACGTAGGGCACAACAGCATCATGGTCCAGGAGGACTCCCTCAGCGCCAACGACATCTGGCAGTACTCCTTCGCAGCCGAAACTTGGACCAAGGTCGCCTCGGTGACTGGGACCGGCTCCTCAGCCGAGTCGAGCGGCATCGCGCGGCTTGAGGACACCGCGTTTGGGGCTGGCTGGTGGGCACTCGACGTGCAGGGGCACCAGGACCTAGCCGCGTTCACGGATCCGCAACCTGGTGGCGACCCGTACATCTGGGTCGGGCCGCCGAGCACGGCTACCGGCCCGTATGTCAAGCGCCTTGAAGACGGTCAGTTGCTGCTGATGTACATCCCTGGGAGTTAG
- a CDS encoding TSUP family transporter has translation MQFFLGGLIGLAGGVLSGLFGIGGGLIIVPALILLLGMTPKHAAGTSLAALLLPVGILGAIEYWRAGYIDVPLALLLALGILIGAFIGARVAVGLPNELIQRAFGVLLVVIGVRLALWV, from the coding sequence GTGCAGTTTTTCCTGGGCGGTCTCATCGGGTTGGCTGGAGGCGTTCTGTCCGGCCTCTTCGGCATAGGCGGCGGGCTGATCATCGTGCCGGCACTGATCCTGCTCCTGGGCATGACGCCGAAGCATGCGGCCGGGACGTCGCTGGCGGCGCTCCTGTTGCCAGTTGGCATCCTGGGCGCGATCGAGTACTGGCGTGCGGGGTACATCGACGTCCCGTTGGCTCTTCTGTTGGCCCTAGGCATCCTGATCGGCGCCTTCATAGGCGCTCGCGTGGCCGTCGGTCTGCCGAACGAGCTCATCCAGCGTGCGTTCGGTGTTCTGCTGGTGGTGATTGGAGTCCGGCTGGCCCTCTGGGTGTGA
- a CDS encoding substrate-binding domain-containing protein → MISPLRPLAVLFAGLLLIAACQPSASGSPSESGAAAPSGDELAGDIQVSGSSTVKPITSLVAEAFGAIHPEVTYFVDGPGTGDGFALFCNDETDISDASRPISDDEIALCEDAGVEYVELKIAIDGMAVITSAFNDDATCMSFLDLYALLGPESQRFETWDAANPLAADLEAQLGTERGESHAPYGAFPLDVTAPGEESGTFDSFVELAIRGIADEREQERTTRPDYTPSGDDNVIIEGVAGTEDAPHTLGWVGFAYADENSDRVQLLEVDKGDGCVAATPETIASAEYPLSRFLYIYVNTVRADANPALQGFVDYYLSDEGIAFVTEADYVALDPADLDETRAAWESR, encoded by the coding sequence GTGATTTCCCCCCTCCGCCCGCTTGCAGTGCTGTTTGCGGGCCTGCTGCTGATCGCGGCCTGCCAGCCGTCCGCGAGCGGGTCGCCATCAGAGAGCGGGGCAGCCGCCCCCAGCGGCGACGAACTGGCCGGCGACATCCAGGTCTCGGGATCCTCGACCGTCAAGCCCATTACCAGCCTGGTAGCCGAGGCTTTCGGCGCCATACATCCGGAAGTGACCTACTTCGTCGATGGGCCAGGGACCGGCGACGGCTTCGCGCTGTTCTGCAATGACGAGACCGACATCAGCGACGCCTCACGCCCCATCAGCGACGACGAAATCGCGCTCTGCGAGGATGCCGGCGTGGAGTACGTCGAGCTGAAGATCGCGATTGACGGAATGGCCGTCATCACGTCCGCCTTCAACGATGACGCCACGTGCATGAGCTTCCTCGACCTGTACGCCCTGCTGGGCCCCGAGTCGCAGAGGTTTGAGACGTGGGACGCCGCGAATCCGCTCGCGGCCGACCTCGAGGCGCAGTTGGGAACCGAGCGCGGCGAGTCGCATGCGCCTTACGGTGCCTTCCCGCTCGACGTCACGGCTCCGGGTGAGGAGTCGGGAACGTTTGACAGCTTCGTCGAACTTGCCATTCGGGGCATTGCCGATGAGCGCGAGCAGGAGCGCACCACACGCCCGGACTACACGCCATCGGGTGATGACAACGTCATCATCGAAGGTGTCGCGGGCACGGAAGATGCGCCTCATACGCTCGGCTGGGTCGGCTTCGCCTACGCCGACGAGAACTCCGACCGCGTCCAGCTGCTGGAGGTCGACAAGGGCGACGGCTGCGTGGCCGCCACTCCCGAAACGATTGCGTCGGCCGAATACCCGCTGTCCCGCTTCTTGTACATCTACGTCAACACAGTGCGGGCGGACGCGAATCCCGCGCTCCAGGGCTTCGTGGACTACTACCTTTCGGACGAGGGCATCGCCTTCGTGACCGAGGCCGACTATGTGGCCCTCGATCCGGCCGACCTGGACGAGACGCGCGCTGCGTGGGAGAGCCGCTAG
- the pstC gene encoding phosphate ABC transporter permease subunit PstC, protein MTAISSPPPVPLRVLDLRIGARRRFREGVVRTAITAAAATSILISTLIVVSLVGNAIAFLRDVEPGALLADGWFPRRDMFSIPTIVAGTLVVSAVAMVIATPLGLGAAIYLSEYASSRSRKILKPILEVLAAIPSVVLGYFALTVISTQVVGRINPDVSIFNLAAAGIAVGILITPLIASVAEDALHAVPNALREASYGLGARRLATSLRVVVPAAVSGIVAALILGMSRAIGETMIVAIAAGATGGSLFTLNPFDPGMTMTAAMTSLATGSDQVRGATLAFPSLFFVGLLLFGVTLVLNFISEAFVRRVRERY, encoded by the coding sequence ATGACGGCCATCTCCTCCCCTCCACCAGTCCCACTTCGCGTCCTGGACCTGCGCATCGGTGCCCGGCGCCGCTTTCGCGAGGGTGTGGTCCGAACCGCGATCACGGCCGCCGCCGCGACGTCGATCCTGATCAGCACCCTCATCGTGGTGTCGCTGGTCGGGAACGCGATCGCGTTCCTCCGGGACGTGGAACCGGGGGCGCTGCTCGCGGATGGCTGGTTCCCCCGACGCGACATGTTCTCGATTCCCACCATCGTGGCCGGAACCCTGGTTGTCAGCGCCGTCGCCATGGTGATCGCTACGCCGCTCGGCCTGGGGGCCGCCATCTACCTGTCGGAGTACGCCTCCAGTCGCAGCCGCAAGATCCTCAAGCCCATCCTCGAGGTGCTGGCCGCAATCCCCTCGGTAGTACTGGGCTATTTCGCCTTGACGGTGATCAGCACCCAGGTCGTGGGCCGCATCAATCCGGACGTCTCGATCTTCAACCTGGCTGCCGCCGGGATCGCGGTTGGCATCCTGATCACGCCCCTCATCGCCTCGGTGGCCGAGGACGCCCTGCATGCAGTTCCCAACGCCCTGCGGGAGGCCTCCTACGGCCTCGGCGCTCGCCGGCTGGCGACCAGCCTGCGGGTCGTCGTCCCGGCCGCGGTGTCGGGGATCGTGGCCGCCCTCATCCTGGGCATGTCGCGAGCCATTGGGGAAACCATGATCGTGGCCATCGCGGCAGGGGCCACCGGCGGGTCGTTATTCACCCTCAACCCGTTCGACCCGGGCATGACCATGACCGCGGCCATGACCTCGTTGGCGACCGGATCGGACCAGGTGCGAGGCGCCACTTTGGCATTTCCCAGCCTGTTCTTCGTTGGCCTGCTGCTGTTCGGCGTCACCTTGGTCCTGAACTTCATCAGCGAGGCCTTCGTCCGACGAGTTCGGGAGCGCTATTAG
- the pstA gene encoding phosphate ABC transporter permease PstA, translating to MAGAIRAPQAVRAPSPTSAAVEAALRAGRRDWAGMVAATLLLLTLLTSLAILFVLLADVFGRALPVFAERGFDILTTPLSARPTQAGVAQGLFGSIVLTIFVVVLALPIGILAAIYLEEYAGDNAFARFVNTNIRNLAGVPAIVYGLLGLAVFVTALGAGRSLLAGGLTLAILVLPIVVITTAEALRAVPLTIREAAFGVGATRSEVVTSHVLPYALPGILTGTVLTLARAFGETAPLIMVGAITGVFRTAPGSILESLEGPFTALPTIVFAWSREVKDEFRALTAAAIIVLLVVILTVNAAAVLLRNRYDRRW from the coding sequence GTGGCCGGGGCGATCCGGGCTCCCCAGGCGGTCCGCGCCCCCAGCCCGACCAGCGCGGCGGTTGAGGCCGCACTCCGAGCCGGGCGTCGGGACTGGGCGGGCATGGTGGCCGCGACGTTGCTGTTGCTCACGCTTCTCACCTCGCTCGCGATCCTGTTCGTCCTGCTGGCAGACGTATTCGGTCGCGCCCTGCCGGTGTTCGCCGAACGGGGCTTCGATATCCTCACCACCCCGCTCAGCGCGCGCCCAACCCAGGCGGGCGTGGCACAGGGCCTCTTCGGCTCGATCGTGCTCACGATCTTCGTGGTGGTCCTGGCCTTGCCCATCGGGATCCTGGCCGCCATCTACCTCGAGGAGTACGCGGGCGACAATGCCTTTGCGCGCTTCGTGAACACGAACATTCGAAACCTGGCCGGGGTGCCCGCCATCGTCTATGGGCTGCTGGGCCTGGCCGTCTTCGTCACCGCCCTCGGGGCCGGGCGCAGTCTGCTGGCCGGAGGCCTGACCCTCGCCATCCTCGTCCTGCCCATCGTGGTCATCACCACCGCCGAAGCGCTGCGCGCCGTGCCGTTGACCATCCGCGAAGCGGCGTTCGGGGTGGGCGCCACCCGTTCAGAGGTCGTGACCAGCCATGTGCTGCCGTATGCCCTGCCCGGGATCCTGACCGGCACCGTCCTGACGCTGGCGCGAGCCTTCGGCGAGACGGCGCCGCTGATCATGGTGGGAGCCATCACCGGCGTGTTCCGTACGGCTCCGGGTTCAATCCTCGAGTCGCTGGAAGGGCCGTTCACCGCACTGCCGACGATCGTTTTTGCATGGTCGCGTGAGGTGAAGGACGAGTTCCGGGCCCTGACCGCCGCGGCGATCATCGTCCTGCTGGTCGTGATCCTGACCGTCAACGCCGCGGCTGTGCTGCTCCGCAATCGGTACGATAGGCGCTGGTGA
- the pstB gene encoding phosphate ABC transporter ATP-binding protein PstB, with protein sequence MTEQTVGVAPREKGAVNIFSSTSTAPDVGLEPVFELRDFSAYYGSFRAVREISFSVERNQITAIIGPSGCGKSTLLRSFNRMNDLVPSARVSGEVLYHGVNLYDPGVDPVEVRRRIGMVFQKPNPFPKSIYDNVAFGPRVAGYKGDMKALVEESLRRAALWDEVREKLGSPGTSLSGGQQQRLCIARAIAVEPDVILMDEPCSALDPIATLRIEELMRELRENYTIVIVTHNMQQAARVSDTTAFLTMGEDRAGYLVEMAPTERLFTQPANPLTEQYITGRFG encoded by the coding sequence ATGACCGAGCAGACGGTCGGCGTGGCGCCGCGCGAGAAAGGTGCGGTCAACATTTTCAGCTCGACCAGCACCGCTCCGGACGTCGGGTTGGAGCCGGTGTTCGAACTGCGGGACTTCTCCGCCTACTACGGATCATTCCGCGCCGTCCGTGAGATCAGCTTCTCGGTAGAGCGGAACCAGATCACCGCGATCATCGGTCCGTCGGGATGTGGCAAGAGCACGCTCCTGCGCAGCTTCAACCGGATGAACGACCTTGTGCCGTCAGCTCGGGTCAGCGGCGAGGTGCTCTATCACGGTGTGAACTTGTATGACCCCGGCGTCGACCCGGTGGAGGTCCGGCGCCGAATCGGGATGGTGTTCCAGAAGCCGAATCCGTTCCCGAAGTCGATCTACGACAACGTGGCGTTCGGTCCGCGGGTGGCTGGATACAAAGGCGACATGAAGGCCCTGGTCGAGGAGTCTCTCCGTCGCGCCGCCCTGTGGGACGAGGTCCGCGAGAAGCTCGGGTCGCCCGGGACGTCCCTGTCGGGGGGGCAGCAGCAACGACTGTGCATCGCGCGCGCGATCGCGGTCGAGCCGGACGTCATCCTCATGGACGAGCCGTGCTCGGCGCTGGACCCCATCGCCACCCTGAGGATCGAGGAGCTCATGCGCGAGCTACGGGAGAACTACACCATCGTGATCGTGACCCACAACATGCAGCAGGCGGCTCGGGTGTCGGACACGACGGCCTTTCTGACCATGGGTGAGGATCGCGCCGGATACCTGGTCGAGATGGCGCCCACCGAGAGACTGTTCACCCAGCCAGCCAACCCACTGACCGAGCAGTACATCACGGGGCGGTTCGGATGA
- the phoU gene encoding phosphate signaling complex protein PhoU, with protein MSGPDEPMAPDPAKGTGKAETAPPTPVGPSVAATAASGPNGDNPGAASGDAPATRAPRATLDSEVRTIKDDVLRLGALVEVALERSARALTDRDSELADHVRWDDAEVNDLQRRVSNAIAVTLATQQPMARDLRELLALYHAAAELERMGDYAVNIAKLAQQLASEPEIPMFSQIPLMERLCRSQLHAAMRALVDVSEADARAVCANDDELDRLYDAVYRSAIEVMQADPSRVPQATHMLFIAHHLERLGDRVTNIGEDVVYLATGQIEDLN; from the coding sequence ATGAGCGGCCCCGACGAGCCCATGGCGCCCGATCCGGCAAAAGGCACCGGCAAAGCTGAAACTGCGCCGCCGACGCCGGTTGGTCCGTCGGTCGCGGCGACGGCCGCATCGGGACCCAACGGCGACAACCCGGGCGCAGCGTCAGGCGATGCGCCGGCGACGCGGGCGCCGCGCGCGACGCTCGACAGCGAAGTGCGTACGATCAAGGACGACGTCCTGCGCCTGGGGGCGCTGGTCGAGGTGGCGCTGGAGCGGTCCGCGCGCGCCCTCACCGATCGTGACTCCGAGCTGGCCGACCACGTCCGATGGGACGACGCTGAGGTCAACGACCTCCAGCGCCGGGTCAGCAATGCGATCGCCGTGACACTCGCGACCCAACAGCCCATGGCCCGTGACCTCCGAGAGCTGCTGGCCCTCTACCACGCCGCGGCGGAGCTCGAGCGCATGGGCGACTACGCGGTGAACATCGCCAAGCTCGCCCAGCAGCTCGCATCCGAGCCGGAGATCCCGATGTTCAGCCAGATCCCGCTCATGGAACGGCTGTGCCGCTCCCAGCTGCACGCGGCGATGCGGGCGCTGGTCGACGTCAGCGAAGCCGACGCGCGAGCGGTGTGCGCCAACGACGACGAGCTGGATCGGCTGTACGACGCGGTCTACCGCTCCGCCATCGAGGTCATGCAGGCCGACCCCAGCCGTGTGCCGCAGGCGACCCACATGCTCTTCATCGCCCACCACCTGGAGCGATTGGGCGATCGGGTCACCAACATCGGCGAGGACGTCGTGTACCTGGCCACCGGCCAGATCGAGGACTTGAACTGA
- a CDS encoding response regulator transcription factor: protein MVVEDDRTLRQALTFNLTREGYDVASAVDGEQALAAGRDRRHDLILLDLMLPGMSGLEVLRTLRREGIETPVIILSAKRDEVDRVVGLKVGADDYVPKPFSRPELLARVEAVLRREGRALSGTNGSGEVVTSGAIRIDIGHREVRLGEQALTLTAKEFDLLAHLAAHPGRIFTRHQLLARIWGFDYDGTDRTVDVHVSWLRTKLRAMDGHDYFRTVRGVGYAFRPRP from the coding sequence CTGGTCGTCGAGGACGACCGCACGCTGCGCCAGGCGCTGACGTTCAACCTCACTCGTGAAGGGTATGACGTGGCCAGCGCGGTCGACGGCGAGCAGGCCCTGGCCGCCGGGCGCGACCGGCGACACGACCTCATCCTGCTGGACCTGATGCTGCCCGGGATGAGCGGGTTGGAGGTCCTGCGCACCCTGCGCCGGGAGGGCATCGAGACCCCGGTCATCATCCTGTCGGCCAAGCGCGACGAGGTCGACCGGGTGGTCGGACTCAAGGTGGGAGCCGACGATTACGTCCCCAAGCCGTTCAGCCGGCCGGAGCTGCTGGCCCGTGTCGAAGCCGTGCTGCGTCGCGAGGGGCGGGCCCTGAGTGGCACGAACGGAAGTGGTGAGGTGGTCACCTCGGGCGCGATCCGGATCGACATCGGGCACCGCGAGGTCAGGTTGGGCGAACAGGCGCTGACCCTGACTGCCAAGGAGTTCGACCTGCTTGCCCACCTCGCGGCGCACCCGGGCCGGATCTTCACCCGCCATCAGCTGCTGGCTCGGATCTGGGGCTTTGACTACGACGGGACCGATCGAACGGTGGACGTCCACGTCAGCTGGCTCCGAACCAAGCTGCGCGCCATGGACGGTCATGACTACTTCCGGACCGTGCGCGGGGTGGGATACGCCTTCCGGCCGCGTCCGTGA
- a CDS encoding ATP-binding protein, producing MNDPETLTAILARGGDDALVVVDADLRIRQASAEAASLAARSREELGGLSLIAAFGSASLDELARAAIAAGEPRSGEAAMGRMASRQFEAEAVPLPSGGLLLWLHEVTAARRAAQARRDVVANISHELRTPLASIKLLAETLADGAVAEVDTSREFAVQIQREVDHLAQLVDELLDLSMIESGETVLVIEPVAPARVLADVAERIGPIAARREVAVRLVERPTGQSDPGRVRVAADSARLAQALLNLTHNAVKYSHRGGEVRLGWDPLDDRVRFWVADDGVGISLAHRERIFERFYKVDRARARRDRDGEKGPRDLGGASAGLGLAIVRHIAEAHGGAVGVESEEGVGSTFWIEVPRAEG from the coding sequence GTGAACGACCCCGAGACGCTGACCGCGATCCTCGCCCGCGGGGGCGACGATGCTCTCGTCGTGGTCGATGCCGACCTCCGCATCCGGCAGGCATCGGCGGAGGCGGCCAGCCTGGCGGCGCGTTCACGCGAGGAGCTGGGCGGCCTGAGCCTGATCGCCGCCTTCGGGTCGGCCTCCCTCGACGAGCTGGCCCGGGCGGCGATCGCGGCAGGCGAACCCCGCTCCGGCGAGGCGGCCATGGGCCGGATGGCCAGTCGCCAGTTCGAGGCCGAGGCAGTGCCGCTTCCCTCGGGGGGCCTGCTGCTGTGGCTGCACGAAGTGACCGCGGCTCGGCGGGCGGCGCAGGCCCGCCGCGACGTGGTGGCCAACATCAGCCATGAGCTGCGCACGCCGCTGGCCTCGATCAAGCTGCTGGCCGAGACCCTTGCCGACGGCGCGGTCGCGGAGGTGGACACGAGCCGTGAGTTTGCGGTCCAGATCCAGCGTGAGGTCGACCACCTCGCCCAGCTCGTCGACGAGCTGCTGGACCTGTCGATGATCGAATCCGGGGAGACTGTCCTCGTCATCGAGCCGGTGGCGCCGGCGCGGGTCCTGGCCGACGTGGCGGAACGGATTGGCCCCATCGCAGCCCGACGCGAGGTCGCCGTGCGTCTGGTGGAACGGCCCACGGGCCAATCAGACCCCGGCCGGGTCCGGGTCGCCGCCGACTCGGCTCGGCTCGCGCAGGCACTCCTCAACCTCACCCACAACGCGGTCAAGTACAGCCATCGCGGCGGCGAGGTGCGCTTGGGCTGGGACCCGCTCGATGACCGCGTCCGCTTTTGGGTCGCCGATGACGGGGTGGGCATCTCGCTCGCGCACCGCGAGCGGATCTTCGAGCGGTTCTACAAGGTCGACCGTGCCCGCGCCCGCCGCGACCGCGATGGCGAGAAGGGCCCGCGCGACCTGGGTGGGGCGAGTGCCGGGCTGGGCCTGGCCATCGTGCGACATATCGCTGAAGCCCACGGCGGGGCCGTGGGCGTCGAGAGCGAGGAAGGGGTCGGCTCCACGTTCTGGATCGAGGTTCCCCGGGCCGAGGGCTAG
- a CDS encoding tetratricopeptide repeat protein, which produces MSRLSRVSRSAWAVLALVAVAALLAAVIALRPSQAPTVEEQAQAVAAELRCPDCAGLSAADSPTQAAAEIRRQVDEMLAAGLSPEQVKASFVARYGDWILLTPPGAAPWLVPLAATALGAAILAWWLLRPSAVSDPRLAEASPPAHDPGLSGPVARRLAVGVAVALTAVLGIGFLLPEPFSLAAETVVNQPLAEVQAAESARQAEIERLLTIIAADPSDVASLSDLADAYLAGSSGQDLQRAAFTLLAVIGLDPGDTNPYVRLITAYIRASDWTNAAAATDSLAELAPDSPDVPFFRGLIAWRGYGDAATAIEAFDAFLEIAPDDPRVPMIRALRQQAAASLEEVR; this is translated from the coding sequence ATGAGTCGTCTGTCCCGGGTATCCCGTTCGGCTTGGGCGGTGCTGGCGCTGGTGGCGGTGGCCGCGCTGCTGGCTGCGGTCATCGCCCTCCGGCCGTCACAGGCCCCAACCGTCGAGGAGCAGGCCCAGGCCGTCGCTGCGGAGCTGCGCTGCCCCGACTGCGCCGGGCTGTCGGCGGCCGACTCCCCGACCCAGGCCGCGGCCGAGATCCGGCGCCAGGTCGACGAGATGCTGGCAGCCGGCCTGAGCCCGGAGCAGGTCAAGGCCTCGTTCGTCGCCCGCTACGGGGACTGGATCCTGCTCACCCCGCCCGGTGCGGCCCCGTGGCTGGTCCCGCTGGCGGCCACTGCGCTGGGAGCGGCCATCCTTGCCTGGTGGCTCCTGCGGCCGTCGGCGGTGTCCGATCCCCGGCTGGCCGAAGCCAGTCCTCCGGCGCACGATCCTGGTCTGTCCGGGCCCGTCGCCCGTCGCCTGGCGGTTGGGGTGGCCGTGGCCCTGACAGCGGTGTTGGGCATCGGCTTCCTCCTGCCCGAACCGTTCAGCCTCGCCGCCGAGACGGTGGTCAACCAGCCGTTGGCCGAGGTCCAGGCGGCCGAGTCCGCGCGCCAGGCCGAGATCGAGCGCCTGCTGACGATCATTGCCGCCGACCCTTCCGACGTGGCGTCCCTGTCGGACCTGGCCGACGCGTACCTGGCGGGCAGCTCGGGTCAGGATCTTCAGCGAGCGGCGTTCACCCTGCTGGCCGTCATCGGTCTGGATCCGGGCGACACCAATCCGTACGTTCGGCTCATCACCGCCTACATCCGCGCCTCGGACTGGACTAATGCCGCGGCCGCGACCGATTCCCTCGCCGAGCTGGCCCCCGACTCCCCCGACGTGCCGTTCTTCCGGGGTCTGATCGCGTGGCGCGGGTACGGCGACGCTGCGACCGCCATCGAGGCCTTCGACGCATTCCTGGAGATCGCCCCGGACGACCCGCGGGTCCCGATGATTCGCGCGCTGCGGCAGCAGGCGGCAGCGAGCCTCGAGGAGGTTCGCTAG
- a CDS encoding redoxin family protein: MRAARWLLVPLLAIPLGWVLFTGLGRDPAEIPSPLIGKPMPSFVLTTLDGQSLSADDLVGRPAVLNFWASWCIPACVDEHPVLMDLGARDPDQVQLVGILYDDTPQDALEFLVRYGDGGWPQLDDPSGSVALAFGVLGPPETFFVDADGIVRAKHYGPLTEATMARNLALIGVAP, translated from the coding sequence ATGCGCGCCGCGCGCTGGCTGCTCGTCCCGCTGCTCGCCATCCCGCTGGGCTGGGTCCTGTTCACCGGCCTGGGACGCGATCCGGCCGAGATTCCGTCGCCGCTGATCGGGAAGCCGATGCCGTCCTTCGTGCTGACGACACTCGACGGCCAGTCGCTCAGCGCCGACGATCTGGTCGGTCGTCCGGCGGTCCTCAACTTCTGGGCCAGCTGGTGCATCCCGGCCTGCGTGGACGAGCATCCGGTGTTGATGGACCTGGGCGCTCGGGACCCGGATCAGGTCCAGCTGGTGGGGATCCTGTACGACGACACGCCGCAGGACGCGCTCGAATTCCTGGTCCGCTACGGCGACGGCGGCTGGCCGCAGCTCGACGACCCGTCGGGATCGGTGGCGCTGGCCTTCGGCGTGCTCGGCCCGCCGGAGACCTTCTTCGTCGACGCCGATGGCATCGTCCGGGCCAAGCATTACGGCCCGTTGACCGAGGCCACCATGGCCCGCAATCTGGCGCTCATCGGGGTGGCTCCATGA